A single region of the Arthrobacter sp. zg-Y20 genome encodes:
- a CDS encoding YsnF/AvaK domain-containing protein: MITNQQVEGLMTGSGNVLGPNGDRIGSVGTFYLDDQTDEPAWVTVNTGLFGTSETFIPLSEATVEGVDVLVPYSKEEVKNAPQIESDGSISPEEEVTLYRYYGFSYDDGSTESFSETDTITTDSGTSGMRDADAGLVSDERTAGTSTGSGTSNLSDHSRSGANIDDAMTRSEERLNVGTENRAVGKARLRKYIVTETVTQQVPVSHEEVRIEREPITDANAGDALSGAELTEDEHEVTLHAEEPVVSKHTEPVERVRLDTETVTDTESVSEEVRKEQIDTDVNDSDIRRGKSGGSGSGGSGSGGSGSGGSSGSGSGSGRGR; encoded by the coding sequence ATGATCACGAATCAGCAGGTCGAAGGACTTATGACCGGTTCGGGCAACGTACTGGGCCCGAACGGTGACAGGATCGGTTCCGTCGGCACCTTCTACCTGGATGACCAGACCGACGAACCGGCATGGGTCACGGTCAACACCGGCCTTTTCGGCACGTCTGAAACGTTCATTCCCCTGAGCGAGGCAACCGTTGAGGGCGTTGACGTCCTGGTGCCCTATTCCAAGGAAGAGGTCAAGAACGCGCCGCAGATCGAAAGCGACGGTTCGATCAGCCCCGAAGAAGAAGTCACGCTGTACCGCTACTACGGGTTCAGTTACGACGACGGTTCCACCGAGTCCTTCAGCGAGACGGACACCATCACCACGGACAGCGGAACCAGCGGCATGAGGGACGCCGACGCCGGCCTGGTTTCGGATGAGCGCACCGCCGGTACATCCACCGGGTCGGGCACGTCCAACCTGTCGGACCACTCGCGGTCGGGTGCAAACATCGACGATGCCATGACCCGGTCCGAGGAGCGGCTGAACGTCGGCACCGAAAACCGTGCGGTAGGCAAGGCCCGGCTGCGCAAGTACATCGTTACCGAGACCGTCACCCAGCAGGTGCCGGTCAGCCACGAGGAAGTCCGGATTGAGCGCGAGCCCATCACGGACGCCAACGCGGGCGATGCCCTCTCCGGTGCCGAACTCACCGAGGACGAGCACGAGGTGACCCTGCACGCCGAGGAGCCGGTGGTGTCCAAGCACACCGAGCCGGTGGAGCGGGTACGGCTGGACACCGAGACCGTCACTGATACCGAGAGCGTTTCCGAGGAGGTCCGCAAGGAGCAGATCGACACGGACGTCAACGACAGCGACATCCGGCGCGGGAAGTCGGGCGGGTCCGGGTCCGGCGGGTCCGGGTCCGGCGGCTCCGGGTCGGGCGGCAGCTCGGGCTCGGGTTCCGGGTCCGGCCGCGGCCGCTAG
- a CDS encoding LysR substrate-binding domain-containing protein, whose protein sequence is MLDIRRLRLLRELKVRGTLASVATALNFSPSSVSQQLALLEKEVGVELLRKTGRRVTLTPQAEILVDHAARILDSMESAEADLAESLTTVAGTVRVAVFQSAALALMPDALTILGRDYPEVRIEMTQREPETALYETWARDFDLVIAEQYPGHAAPRHPGLDREQLTTDAIHLAVPAENLGGPDIRSIADTASLAWVMEPRGAASRHWAEQACRQAGFEPDVRYETADLQAQIRLIESGNAVGLMPELVWTGRPPTVRLLDLPGKPRRTIFTSVREAGSQRPAIRACREVLERTARLVA, encoded by the coding sequence GTGCTCGATATCCGCCGGCTGCGGCTTCTGCGTGAATTGAAGGTCCGGGGTACCTTGGCGTCTGTGGCCACCGCGCTGAACTTCAGTCCGTCCTCCGTATCCCAGCAGCTGGCCCTGCTGGAAAAGGAGGTGGGAGTGGAGCTGCTCCGCAAGACCGGCCGCCGGGTGACACTGACGCCGCAGGCGGAAATCCTGGTGGACCACGCCGCCCGCATCCTGGACTCCATGGAATCCGCCGAGGCGGATCTGGCCGAGTCGCTGACCACGGTTGCCGGCACGGTCCGGGTGGCCGTATTCCAGTCCGCCGCGCTGGCGCTGATGCCGGACGCGCTGACCATCCTGGGCCGGGACTACCCCGAGGTGCGTATTGAAATGACCCAGCGCGAACCGGAAACGGCACTGTATGAAACCTGGGCCCGGGACTTCGACCTGGTTATTGCCGAGCAGTACCCCGGGCACGCCGCTCCGAGGCATCCCGGGCTGGACCGGGAACAGCTGACCACTGACGCCATCCATCTGGCCGTGCCTGCGGAGAACCTGGGCGGGCCGGATATCCGCTCCATTGCCGACACTGCCTCCCTGGCCTGGGTCATGGAGCCCCGCGGTGCAGCTTCGAGGCACTGGGCGGAGCAGGCCTGCCGGCAGGCCGGGTTTGAACCGGATGTGCGGTATGAAACGGCGGACCTGCAGGCGCAGATTCGGCTGATCGAGTCCGGCAACGCCGTCGGGCTGATGCCGGAGCTGGTCTGGACGGGCCGGCCCCCGACCGTGCGGCTGCTGGATTTGCCGGGCAAACCGCGGCGGACCATCTTCACTTCGGTGCGTGAGGCCGGCAGCCAGCGTCCGGCCATCCGTGCCTGCCGGGAAGTGCTGGAACGGACGGCCCGGCTGGTGGCGTAG
- a CDS encoding long-chain-fatty-acid--CoA ligase has protein sequence MSVAAERASEPLWVKNYQSGVPAQIELPTESLTAMMEEAVERFGSKVALEFFGAETTYKDLGDRINRAAEGLRRLGVRKGHRVAIILPNCPQYLIAFYAVLRLGAVVVGHNPLYTERELRHQFENHGAKVAIVWDKAVEKVQDFPGDVAVETIVAVNITKAMPRLKRIALTLPLPSVRRTREGLTAKTERTTSWEDLLDNAPLAQDHPRPQVTDLAALQYTSGTTGAPKGVMLTHYNLRSNALQGKAWMHGAQEGKEVIYGVLPMFHAFGLTLYLTFSVLTGSRLVLFPKFDVDLVLTAAKKSRPTVFCAVPPIYEKTATESKKRGVDLSTIRYAISGAMTLPAATVKLWEEVSGGLLVEGYGLTESSPVALGNPFAESRRNGTIGVPFPSTEMRVVDPEAPENDVEPGAAGELLVRGPQVFAGYWNNPEGTAEVLLDGGWLRTGDIVTVDEDGFVKVVDRRKELIITGGFNVSPTEVEDVLRTQQYILDAAVVGLPRADGGEQVVAAVVLQEGAELDEAALRAYCRERLTPYKVPRKIVAIDELPKSMLGKVLRRQVRDSLLQDA, from the coding sequence ATGTCCGTCGCCGCTGAGCGTGCCTCTGAACCCCTGTGGGTCAAGAACTATCAGAGCGGTGTTCCGGCGCAGATTGAACTGCCCACGGAATCCCTCACCGCCATGATGGAAGAAGCTGTAGAACGCTTCGGCAGCAAGGTGGCATTGGAGTTCTTCGGTGCCGAGACCACCTATAAGGATCTGGGGGACCGGATCAACCGTGCAGCCGAGGGACTGCGCCGGCTGGGAGTGCGCAAGGGCCACCGGGTGGCCATCATTCTGCCCAACTGCCCGCAGTACCTCATCGCGTTCTACGCCGTGCTGCGGCTGGGCGCCGTCGTCGTCGGGCACAACCCGCTGTACACGGAGCGCGAGCTCCGCCACCAGTTCGAGAACCACGGTGCCAAGGTTGCCATCGTGTGGGACAAGGCAGTGGAGAAGGTCCAGGACTTCCCCGGCGACGTTGCCGTGGAAACCATCGTGGCCGTGAACATCACCAAGGCCATGCCGCGCCTGAAGCGTATCGCCCTGACCCTGCCGCTGCCCTCCGTCCGGCGCACCCGCGAGGGGCTGACCGCCAAGACCGAACGCACCACCTCGTGGGAAGACCTGCTGGACAACGCCCCGCTGGCGCAGGACCACCCGCGCCCGCAGGTCACCGACCTGGCCGCGCTGCAGTACACCTCCGGCACCACCGGCGCTCCCAAGGGCGTCATGCTCACGCACTACAACCTGCGTTCCAACGCCCTGCAGGGCAAGGCCTGGATGCACGGCGCGCAGGAGGGCAAGGAAGTTATTTACGGCGTGCTGCCGATGTTCCATGCCTTCGGCCTGACCCTGTACCTGACCTTCTCGGTGCTCACCGGCTCCCGGCTGGTGCTGTTCCCCAAGTTCGACGTGGACCTGGTGCTGACGGCAGCGAAGAAGTCCCGCCCCACCGTCTTCTGCGCCGTGCCGCCTATCTACGAGAAAACCGCCACCGAATCGAAGAAGCGCGGCGTGGACCTGTCGACCATTCGCTACGCGATCTCCGGTGCCATGACCCTGCCGGCCGCCACGGTCAAGCTGTGGGAAGAGGTCTCCGGCGGACTGCTGGTGGAAGGCTACGGCCTCACCGAATCCTCACCGGTGGCACTGGGCAATCCGTTCGCCGAATCGCGGCGCAACGGCACCATCGGTGTGCCGTTCCCGAGCACCGAAATGCGGGTAGTGGACCCCGAGGCGCCGGAAAACGACGTCGAGCCCGGAGCTGCGGGCGAACTGCTGGTCCGCGGTCCGCAGGTCTTCGCCGGCTACTGGAACAACCCGGAGGGCACCGCGGAGGTGCTGCTCGACGGCGGCTGGCTGCGCACCGGCGACATTGTCACCGTGGATGAAGACGGCTTTGTGAAGGTGGTGGATCGGCGCAAGGAACTGATCATCACCGGCGGCTTCAACGTTTCCCCCACCGAGGTGGAGGACGTGCTGCGCACCCAGCAGTACATCCTCGACGCCGCCGTGGTGGGCTTGCCCCGGGCAGACGGCGGCGAGCAGGTAGTGGCCGCCGTCGTCCTGCAGGAAGGTGCCGAGCTGGATGAGGCCGCGCTGCGCGCCTACTGCCGGGAGCGGCTCACCCCTTACAAGGTGCCGCGGAAGATTGTCGCCATCGACGAACTGCCCAAGTCCATGCTGGGCAAGGTGCTCCGGCGCCAGGTGCGGGACTCCCTGCTGCAGGACGCCTAG